A single window of Methanothermobacter marburgensis str. Marburg DNA harbors:
- a CDS encoding DUF368 domain-containing protein produces the protein MGSADVMPGVSGGTIALITGIYERLVHAISKIRFGFIKPLITGDLVGARKSLREEVDFELFVPLLAGIACAILTLSKVILFFITTYVAFTYAFFSGLILASAYVVYQKIDGFSLKNLASGALGLIFAYLFVGLNPIQANHTLPVVFISGFVAICAMILPGISGAFLLLLLNQYEYMLGVLNRMAIVEIFTFLAGAAIGIMSFSRVLDYLLRNHEAVTMSFLVGLMIGTLRLPYNKIAMVDTTSIIISVVIGIIGFALVMILESRFDYIDY, from the coding sequence ATGGGAAGCGCGGATGTTATGCCCGGTGTCTCGGGCGGGACAATCGCACTCATAACAGGTATCTATGAGAGGTTAGTCCATGCAATAAGTAAGATAAGGTTCGGATTCATAAAGCCCCTCATCACCGGCGACCTTGTTGGTGCCCGGAAGTCCTTGAGGGAGGAGGTTGACTTTGAACTCTTCGTACCCCTCCTTGCAGGTATAGCCTGTGCGATTCTCACACTATCAAAGGTTATACTCTTCTTCATAACCACCTACGTGGCATTCACCTACGCATTCTTCTCAGGCCTCATACTCGCCTCAGCATATGTGGTCTACCAGAAGATAGATGGTTTTTCACTCAAAAACCTGGCATCAGGTGCTCTGGGCCTCATATTCGCCTACCTCTTCGTGGGCCTCAACCCGATACAGGCAAACCACACACTCCCTGTTGTCTTCATATCTGGATTCGTGGCCATATGTGCCATGATACTGCCGGGTATCTCAGGTGCATTTCTACTTCTCCTGCTGAACCAGTATGAGTACATGCTGGGGGTCCTGAACCGTATGGCCATCGTTGAAATATTCACATTCCTTGCAGGGGCGGCTATTGGTATAATGAGCTTCTCAAGGGTTCTGGATTACCTGCTGAGGAACCATGAGGCCGTTACCATGTCATTTCTTGTGGGCCTCATGATAGGTACCCTGAGGCTCCCCTACAACAAGATAGCGATGGTGGATACCACATCCATCATAATATCCGTGGTGATTGGTATAATCGGATTTGCCCTCGTCATGATACTTGAGAGCAGATTCGACTACATAGACTACTGA
- a CDS encoding DUF169 domain-containing protein gives MHPNSQLTCEAALSLCPWRSTGTYRRCSAHGGDNLNIEPGVFSALIFAPLQLAEYEPDVIFILCNARQAMEVLHANAYDSGSHGLGADSGPICSSMASLPLPHR, from the coding sequence ATCCATCCGAATTCCCAGCTAACATGCGAAGCGGCGCTTTCCCTGTGCCCATGGAGGTCTACAGGAACATACCGGCGGTGCAGCGCTCATGGAGGGGATAACCTGAACATTGAACCGGGGGTCTTCAGTGCCCTTATATTTGCCCCCCTTCAACTTGCTGAATATGAGCCAGACGTTATATTCATCCTCTGCAATGCCAGGCAGGCAATGGAGGTCCTCCATGCCAACGCCTATGACTCAGGTTCACATGGCCTCGGGGCCGACTCAGGACCCATATGCAGCTCAATGGCATCACTCCCCCTACCTCACAGGTAA
- a CDS encoding DUF4429 domain-containing protein: protein MTGKRCPDCYFTNAEAVKFCTNCGKDLQNILVYFEAPSGGDDIEITRDAVIVHKRNLTGEKSGKKEVFLRSNMEDVKIGRILSQLTFTYNGKFRVYNLRREYLDRAEELLLPPKNPDLEDSSADPLETEYEQKTTRPLFFLDGRNGQVELYDNRVEIKREGLKSILFYGSLTKGTKTIYLQDITGVEIKKPGFTVGYIQFTVPGGFEKTGGGVSSTNDENTVTFDGEKEYKIALKIKERIEKLKSGTSSTPTISVVDEIKKASELVESGILTEEEFKKLKKKLIG from the coding sequence ATGACTGGAAAAAGATGTCCAGACTGTTATTTTACAAATGCTGAAGCTGTCAAATTTTGCACAAACTGCGGAAAGGATCTTCAGAACATCCTGGTATACTTTGAAGCACCCTCTGGTGGTGATGATATTGAAATAACAAGGGATGCTGTAATAGTACATAAGAGAAATCTAACCGGTGAAAAAAGTGGAAAAAAGGAAGTTTTTCTGAGAAGTAATATGGAGGATGTTAAAATTGGAAGGATACTATCACAGCTTACCTTTACCTACAATGGCAAATTCAGAGTATACAACCTCAGAAGAGAGTATCTAGATAGGGCAGAAGAACTTCTTCTACCTCCAAAAAATCCTGATTTGGAGGATAGCAGCGCAGATCCTTTAGAAACTGAATACGAACAAAAAACCACAAGGCCTCTTTTTTTCTTAGATGGCAGGAACGGACAGGTTGAACTTTATGATAACCGTGTCGAGATAAAAAGAGAGGGCCTTAAGTCAATCCTTTTCTATGGAAGTTTAACCAAAGGGACAAAAACAATATACTTGCAAGATATTACAGGTGTCGAAATAAAAAAACCAGGATTCACCGTTGGATACATCCAGTTTACAGTACCTGGGGGGTTCGAGAAAACTGGTGGTGGTGTATCTTCAACCAATGATGAGAATACGGTCACATTTGATGGAGAAAAAGAATATAAAATCGCCCTTAAAATAAAAGAGAGAATAGAAAAATTAAAAAGTGGAACATCCTCCACCCCCACAATAAGCGTTGTGGATGAGATAAAAAAGGCCAGCGAACTGGTAGAAAGCGGAATACTCACAGAAGAAGAATTCAAAAAACTGAAAAAGAAACTTATCGGTTAA
- a CDS encoding PAS domain S-box protein translates to MFRILLVKDIDSAPDLEEKLRRHGFSVDVATDLKDARKTEHDLILIYTTPQRVGAWGPGDTGIPLMYLIDFEDEGNLVLTCPYGCIEKPVDDDDLKSCIDFLMSRIILGEERYKKLFEYIDSCVAVYEAVDDGEDFVIRDFNRAAERIERVNKEEIIGRRVTEVFPGVDDFGLLDVLRRVYRTGRAEHFPIAFYSDDRISGWKENFVYRLPSGEVVAVYRDLTERKQLEDELKEKERLYRSIFENTGSATTIVDEDTTILMANREFERLSGYSREEIEGKKSWREFLADEDLKRMEEYYHLWLKDPDAVPRIYNFRFRDRHGNIKYIRMNADRIPGTTMTVASLVDVTDIREAEEEIRRSLREKEVLLREIHHRVKNNLQIISSLLNLQLSRIGDEELRKIVRESQGRIKAMAMIHEHLYQSESLERVNFREYVEKLVGDIIISHGVSVRKDLEIEDMELDLDTAIPLGLLINELVTNSIKYAFPDGRGTITIGMRRADGSVELVVADDGVGLPEDIDPSSTDTLGLKLVSLLTKQLNGEMTLEVDNGTKFTIVFRERDE, encoded by the coding sequence ATGTTCAGGATTCTTCTCGTTAAGGATATTGATAGTGCTCCTGACTTAGAGGAAAAACTGAGGCGCCATGGTTTCAGTGTGGATGTGGCCACAGATCTTAAAGATGCCAGGAAAACTGAACATGACCTGATCCTCATATACACAACCCCCCAGAGGGTGGGGGCTTGGGGTCCTGGAGACACGGGGATCCCCCTCATGTACCTCATAGACTTTGAGGATGAAGGGAATCTTGTATTGACCTGTCCATATGGCTGCATTGAGAAGCCCGTGGATGATGACGACCTTAAAAGTTGCATTGATTTTCTCATGAGCAGGATCATCCTTGGGGAGGAGCGCTACAAAAAGCTCTTTGAGTACATCGATAGCTGCGTGGCTGTCTATGAGGCGGTTGATGATGGTGAGGACTTCGTAATCAGGGATTTCAACCGTGCAGCTGAACGTATTGAGAGGGTGAATAAGGAGGAGATAATCGGGAGGAGGGTGACTGAGGTCTTTCCAGGTGTGGATGATTTCGGGCTTCTTGATGTTCTAAGGAGAGTATACAGGACTGGAAGGGCAGAACACTTCCCCATCGCCTTTTACAGTGATGACAGGATAAGTGGCTGGAAGGAAAACTTCGTCTACCGCCTGCCTTCAGGAGAGGTGGTCGCTGTCTACAGGGATCTAACAGAACGTAAACAGCTTGAGGATGAGCTTAAGGAGAAGGAGCGATTATACAGGAGCATATTCGAGAATACCGGTTCTGCGACAACCATAGTTGATGAGGACACCACCATACTGATGGCTAACAGGGAATTTGAGAGGCTCAGCGGCTACTCCAGGGAGGAGATAGAGGGTAAGAAGAGCTGGAGGGAATTCTTAGCAGATGAGGATCTCAAGAGAATGGAAGAATATTACCATCTCTGGTTGAAGGACCCTGATGCCGTTCCAAGAATCTATAACTTCAGGTTCCGTGACCGTCATGGGAACATAAAGTACATAAGGATGAATGCGGATCGCATCCCTGGAACCACAATGACCGTGGCTTCCCTTGTCGATGTCACAGATATCAGGGAGGCTGAGGAGGAGATCCGCAGGTCCCTCCGGGAGAAGGAGGTGCTTCTCCGGGAGATACACCATCGGGTCAAGAACAACCTCCAGATAATCTCAAGCCTCCTGAACCTTCAGCTTTCAAGGATAGGGGATGAAGAACTCCGTAAAATAGTCAGGGAGAGTCAGGGAAGGATAAAGGCCATGGCAATGATACATGAACACCTTTACCAGTCAGAGTCACTGGAGAGGGTCAATTTCAGGGAATACGTGGAGAAACTGGTTGGGGACATAATAATATCCCATGGGGTAAGTGTCAGGAAAGATCTTGAGATTGAGGACATGGAACTTGACCTGGACACTGCCATTCCCCTCGGGCTGCTCATCAACGAACTTGTAACCAACAGCATCAAATATGCATTTCCCGATGGAAGAGGCACCATAACCATAGGTATGAGAAGGGCCGACGGTTCAGTAGAACTGGTGGTGGCAGATGATGGTGTGGGTCTTCCAGAGGATATCGACCCCTCGAGTACCGATACCCTTGGACTTAAACTTGTGAGCCTCCTCACCAAACAGCTGAACGGTGAGATGACACTGGAGGTAGATAATGGTACGAAATTCACTATTGTTTTCAGGGAGAGGGATGAATAG
- a CDS encoding nuclease-related domain-containing protein: MAYLICENCNHYWQINSEEEFWAFHMCDECGSPLLYVKNLNEYRKITKHVPESSRKTHTHRKADNYWRLWRGGNLILIAGALMTPAGILLTVTGTTWGITPVLLGIILMALSVPLIRASERRGMGWRKGHEGELIVTNCLRRLPEGYHILNDIKLPGAYGNMDHVVVGPTGVYVIETKSYSGNYIVKGDRWFLNDELRKEEVRSPSIQAKRNAAALKEFLETRDIYVSWVNAVVAFLSASCTIMEEDEHCRILKPCHVPEHIMESRLMLGESKVKRIVDALRKHASEVW, translated from the coding sequence ATGGCCTACCTCATATGCGAGAACTGTAACCACTACTGGCAGATCAACAGTGAGGAAGAATTCTGGGCATTCCACATGTGTGATGAATGCGGCTCACCACTCCTCTACGTTAAAAACCTCAACGAATACCGTAAAATCACCAAACATGTCCCTGAATCCAGCAGAAAAACCCACACCCACAGGAAGGCCGATAACTACTGGAGGCTCTGGAGGGGCGGGAACCTCATCCTCATTGCAGGGGCATTGATGACACCTGCCGGAATATTACTTACAGTCACAGGCACGACATGGGGCATCACACCCGTGCTTCTGGGAATCATTCTCATGGCCCTCTCGGTGCCACTGATAAGGGCCAGTGAAAGAAGAGGTATGGGCTGGAGAAAGGGACATGAGGGTGAACTCATAGTGACAAACTGCCTCAGACGCCTGCCTGAAGGGTATCATATCCTGAACGACATCAAGCTCCCGGGGGCATACGGGAACATGGACCACGTGGTTGTGGGGCCAACCGGGGTCTACGTGATAGAGACAAAGTCCTATTCAGGGAACTACATCGTGAAGGGTGACCGCTGGTTCCTTAACGATGAACTCAGAAAGGAGGAGGTCAGGTCACCGTCCATCCAGGCCAAGAGAAATGCCGCAGCCCTCAAGGAATTCCTTGAAACCAGGGATATCTATGTCTCATGGGTTAATGCTGTGGTTGCATTCCTCAGCGCCTCCTGCACCATCATGGAGGAGGATGAGCACTGCAGGATCCTGAAGCCCTGCCATGTCCCGGAGCATATAATGGAGAGCCGCCTCATGCTGGGTGAGAGCAAGGTGAAAAGGATAGTGGATGCCCTGAGAAAACATGCCTCAGAGGTCTGGTAG
- a CDS encoding putative PEP-binding protein: MQILRGVGAGAGRRSGKVRIIRNLEDACSLEWGEVAVFKKIARDMLPEIKRAAAVIADYGGLTSHAAITLRELGIPCVLGTEIATRVLREGMIVTVDGKTGNIYRGVMDWASRDDVMGVHETATKVMVNLNFPWLAARVAEFADGVGSVRIENMVIETGKHPYLLLKEGELSRVLERGLEEILEAFHPKPVCFRTFDIPTDELTHLRGYTEPQERNPFLGMRAIKRDLRDTEVLKAEFEAVSNLLDSGYSNLELKFPFIRDIPEYVQAVEILDESGIRPHRDLRVGASIETPSMALQIDELLDEGVDFVSLGLSDLTMCSLAADRRSTRVAGIFNLSHPAVLGMVEEVVVACHERCVEVYAAGYAATNYVLVRKLVEMGVDAVSTSPDKVLRMRSFIAKVEDSLILRAMGRNS; the protein is encoded by the coding sequence ATGCAGATCCTGAGGGGTGTGGGTGCCGGTGCCGGAAGGCGAAGCGGAAAGGTGCGTATAATAAGGAACCTTGAGGATGCGTGCAGCCTTGAATGGGGAGAGGTGGCTGTCTTCAAAAAGATAGCCAGGGATATGCTGCCTGAAATCAAAAGGGCAGCCGCCGTTATAGCTGATTACGGTGGACTCACGAGTCACGCCGCAATAACACTCAGGGAACTTGGAATACCCTGCGTACTTGGAACAGAGATCGCCACCAGAGTTCTCAGGGAGGGCATGATAGTCACTGTGGATGGTAAAACCGGGAACATCTACCGGGGAGTCATGGACTGGGCGTCCAGGGATGATGTGATGGGGGTCCATGAGACAGCCACAAAGGTCATGGTGAACCTGAATTTCCCCTGGCTCGCAGCAAGGGTTGCTGAATTTGCCGATGGTGTTGGTTCTGTAAGGATAGAGAATATGGTCATAGAGACAGGAAAACACCCCTACCTGCTTTTGAAGGAAGGTGAACTCTCCAGGGTTCTTGAAAGGGGTCTTGAGGAGATACTTGAAGCATTCCACCCTAAACCTGTATGCTTCAGGACATTCGACATTCCGACAGATGAACTCACACACCTCCGTGGATATACTGAGCCCCAGGAGAGAAACCCCTTCCTGGGTATGAGGGCCATAAAAAGGGATCTCAGGGATACTGAGGTCCTGAAAGCAGAATTTGAGGCAGTGAGTAATCTCCTGGATTCAGGATACAGTAACCTTGAGCTGAAGTTCCCCTTCATAAGGGATATTCCTGAATATGTCCAGGCAGTTGAAATCCTTGATGAATCGGGCATAAGACCCCACAGGGACCTCAGGGTGGGCGCATCTATTGAAACACCATCCATGGCACTCCAGATAGATGAACTCCTTGACGAAGGTGTGGATTTTGTCTCACTTGGCCTCAGTGACCTCACCATGTGCAGCCTTGCAGCGGACAGGAGGAGCACCCGTGTTGCAGGTATCTTCAATCTATCACACCCAGCAGTCCTGGGAATGGTTGAGGAGGTGGTTGTTGCGTGCCATGAAAGGTGTGTGGAGGTCTATGCTGCTGGATACGCTGCAACAAATTACGTTCTGGTGAGGAAACTCGTTGAGATGGGTGTCGATGCTGTATCAACAAGCCCTGATAAGGTTCTGAGGATGAGGTCATTCATTGCAAAGGTAGAGGACTCGCTGATACTAAGAGCCATGGGAAGAAACAGTTAA